A part of Pirellulales bacterium genomic DNA contains:
- a CDS encoding PLP-dependent transferase, with translation MQFRTRAIHVGQEQDPQTGAVVPPVYLSSTFVQPGPGQWGEFDYSRSGNPTRKAFEKTLANLESGTHALAFSSGMAAIHCAMLLFNPGDHVLAGCDIYGGTYRLLHQLTSRAAVDVSLVDTSDLAAVEAAVTPRTKLIWVESPGNPLMSITDLAACAAIAKKRGALLGVDNTFATPVFTRPLEIGADISMHSATKYIGGHSDVLGGALIVKDPELYNRLYFIQNATGAVMAPWESYLCSRGLKTLELRVRESARTAMQIAEWLSRHGRVQRVLYPGLPNHPGHEIANRQMHNGFGAMVSFDLGENFTAAKRLASSTKLFRLAVSLGAVESLIEQPASMSHASYAAVDRKAHGISDGLLRLSIGLEAFDDLRDDLDQALAAAFS, from the coding sequence ATGCAATTTCGCACTCGCGCCATTCACGTTGGACAAGAACAAGATCCGCAAACGGGCGCAGTGGTGCCGCCGGTCTATTTGTCTTCGACGTTTGTCCAGCCCGGCCCCGGCCAGTGGGGCGAGTTCGATTACTCGCGCAGCGGCAATCCCACGCGAAAGGCGTTCGAAAAAACGCTCGCGAATCTTGAATCGGGGACGCATGCCTTGGCATTTTCGTCCGGCATGGCGGCCATTCACTGCGCCATGTTGCTATTCAACCCCGGCGACCATGTGCTCGCCGGCTGCGACATTTACGGCGGCACTTATCGCTTGTTGCACCAGCTCACCAGCCGTGCGGCGGTCGATGTGTCGCTCGTCGACACATCCGATTTGGCCGCCGTCGAAGCTGCCGTCACGCCGCGGACGAAACTAATTTGGGTCGAAAGCCCCGGCAATCCACTGATGTCGATTACCGATTTGGCCGCTTGCGCTGCGATTGCAAAAAAACGAGGAGCACTGCTCGGAGTCGATAACACCTTTGCCACGCCGGTCTTTACCCGGCCGCTCGAAATCGGGGCCGACATCTCGATGCACTCGGCCACCAAGTACATCGGCGGTCATAGCGACGTTCTTGGCGGCGCACTGATCGTCAAAGACCCAGAACTCTATAATCGCCTCTACTTCATCCAAAACGCCACCGGCGCCGTGATGGCGCCGTGGGAGTCGTACCTGTGCTCTCGCGGCTTGAAAACGCTCGAACTCCGCGTCCGCGAAAGCGCTCGCACGGCCATGCAAATTGCCGAGTGGCTCAGCCGCCACGGCCGCGTGCAGCGCGTCCTCTATCCGGGCCTGCCCAACCATCCTGGCCACGAAATCGCGAACCGCCAAATGCACAACGGCTTTGGCGCGATGGTTAGCTTCGACCTCGGCGAAAACTTTACCGCCGCCAAGCGTCTCGCCTCGTCGACAAAACTCTTCCGTCTGGCCGTCAGTCTTGGCGCCGTGGAGTCCTTGATCGAACAACCCGCTTCCATGTCCCACGCCAGCTATGCGGCGGTCGACCGCAAAGCCCACGGCATCTCCGACGGCTTGCTGCGGCTGTCGATCGGTCTCGAAGCCTTCGACGACCTGCGCGACGACCTCGACCAAGCCCTGGCCGCCGCGTTTTCCTAA